One Ureaplasma urealyticum serovar 8 str. ATCC 27618 genomic window carries:
- a CDS encoding CTP synthase, which translates to MKHKQKTKFIFVTGGVYSSLGKGVSASSIGRILVELGYSVAMQKLDPYLNIDPTYLSPLQHGEVFVTKDGKEADLDLGTYERFINADLNKYSSVTSGKIYYEILTKERENGFGGKTVQTIPHITSAVIDYIEKIKDSLKTDFVIVEIGGTIGDIESLPFIEAISQFKTIYGANNVMFIHCSPLIYIEKVGELKTKPTQHSVKILRSLGISLDLLLLRTDQKLDEVTIKKLAWSCGLDVDMIFAAYDVESVYLLPNILFEQGIHKAILEFFDLPLKNDNINSWISFTNKIIIPKKHELIIGLVGKYVELPDAYKSVLASLELAAIELNIDLKIKYIQPINLNENNVDDELKTLNGIVIPSIAGSIKGWPGALLAATYARKNNIPFLAIGTGVNIGVGEFVKNQLQLPIEFINLGNGDFSFLKYAFIKNEIENYRIGEYCSNIQVNTITSKIYCEQKQLNERHRHHFEFNSEYINDHFLKHGWKIGAISTNNDYIDVLEYTKNHFYVLTIFNAEYTSKPSKPNPYFINLLKTSLKIKES; encoded by the coding sequence ATGAAACATAAGCAAAAAACCAAATTTATTTTTGTAACAGGTGGTGTTTATTCATCATTAGGTAAAGGAGTTAGTGCGAGTAGTATTGGACGGATCCTTGTTGAATTAGGATATAGTGTAGCAATGCAAAAACTTGATCCATACTTAAATATTGATCCAACTTATTTATCACCTTTACAACATGGCGAGGTCTTTGTTACAAAAGATGGTAAAGAAGCTGACTTGGATTTAGGAACTTATGAACGTTTTATTAATGCTGATTTAAATAAATATTCATCAGTAACTTCTGGAAAAATTTATTATGAAATCTTAACAAAAGAACGTGAAAATGGTTTTGGTGGAAAGACTGTTCAGACTATCCCTCACATTACATCAGCGGTTATTGATTATATTGAAAAAATTAAAGATAGTTTAAAAACAGATTTTGTTATTGTTGAAATTGGGGGAACAATTGGGGATATTGAATCTCTTCCTTTTATTGAAGCAATTAGCCAATTTAAAACAATTTATGGGGCAAATAATGTAATGTTTATTCATTGCTCGCCACTTATTTATATTGAAAAAGTTGGCGAATTAAAAACTAAACCAACACAACATAGCGTTAAAATATTACGTTCATTGGGAATTAGTTTAGATTTATTACTATTGCGAACTGATCAAAAATTAGATGAAGTTACTATTAAAAAATTAGCTTGATCTTGTGGCCTAGATGTTGATATGATTTTTGCTGCTTATGATGTTGAATCTGTTTATTTACTACCAAATATTTTATTTGAACAAGGGATTCATAAAGCAATCTTAGAATTTTTTGATTTACCTTTAAAAAATGACAATATTAATTCTTGAATAAGTTTTACTAATAAAATAATAATACCTAAAAAACATGAATTAATAATTGGTTTAGTTGGTAAATATGTAGAATTACCAGATGCTTATAAATCAGTATTAGCAAGCTTAGAATTAGCAGCTATTGAATTAAATATTGATTTAAAAATTAAATATATTCAACCAATCAATTTAAACGAAAACAATGTTGATGATGAATTAAAAACTTTAAATGGCATTGTTATTCCAAGTATTGCTGGTTCAATAAAAGGTTGACCAGGCGCTTTATTAGCTGCTACGTATGCACGAAAAAATAACATTCCATTTTTAGCTATAGGAACTGGTGTTAATATTGGTGTTGGTGAATTTGTTAAAAACCAATTACAACTTCCAATCGAATTTATTAATTTAGGAAATGGCGATTTTAGTTTTTTAAAATATGCTTTTATTAAAAATGAAATTGAAAATTATCGAATTGGAGAGTATTGTTCAAATATTCAAGTCAATACCATAACAAGTAAAATTTATTGCGAACAAAAACAATTAAATGAGCGCCATCGTCATCATTTTGAATTTAATAGTGAGTATATTAACGATCATTTTTTAAAACATGGTTGAAAAATTGGAGCAATTTCTACAAATAATGATTATATTGATGTTTTAGAATATACAAAAAATCATTTTTATGTTTTAACAATTTTTAATGCTGAATATACATCAAAACCATCAAAACCTAACCCTTATTTTATTAATTTATTAAAAACAAGTTTAAAAATAAAAGAAAGTTAA
- the hisS gene encoding histidine--tRNA ligase, translating into MSNYTKPRGTVDLYNEAMNEFKSLENFLLTTTKKYGFQQIKTPIFEFAELFMKSAGESSDLVSKEMYLFKDKSDRWLALRPEGTAGVIRAVVENKLLLNNPLPLKLMYFEPCFRYERPQAGRQRQFHQFGVEVLGTKNIYYDFELIALANNILKKLAISDYVLEINYISTAHNRSLWVKSLQEYFNLYRDELTPLSQERITTNPLRILDDKLESQKLVVQQAPKITNFLSNEEKEEFALIKKMLDEHDIKYRVNEGLVRGLDYYSGLVFEFISTSPRLLGQSTIIGGGRYGQLIKQTGGPDYEGIGFGIGIERLLIALLDSNKQILNNFEDKYLIAYFDKELENEAIKLTQSLRINNQLNVDIILDTIKADKIFRLAQRLNAKKLIILAKKEWLNKQVILKDLLSFEQKTLNLDEIKKIKE; encoded by the coding sequence ATGAGTAATTACACTAAACCACGTGGTACTGTAGATTTATATAACGAAGCAATGAATGAGTTTAAATCGCTTGAAAACTTTTTATTAACAACTACTAAAAAATATGGTTTTCAACAAATTAAGACTCCTATTTTTGAGTTTGCTGAACTTTTTATGAAATCAGCTGGTGAAAGTTCTGATTTAGTTTCAAAAGAAATGTATTTATTTAAAGATAAATCTGATCGTTGATTAGCGTTAAGACCAGAAGGAACTGCTGGTGTTATTCGTGCTGTTGTTGAAAATAAATTATTATTAAATAATCCATTGCCATTAAAATTAATGTATTTTGAACCTTGCTTTCGCTATGAGCGTCCTCAAGCTGGACGTCAACGTCAATTTCACCAATTTGGTGTTGAAGTTTTAGGAACAAAAAACATTTATTATGATTTTGAATTAATTGCTTTAGCTAATAATATTTTAAAAAAATTAGCTATATCTGATTATGTTTTAGAAATTAATTACATTTCAACAGCACACAATCGGTCATTGTGAGTTAAAAGTTTACAAGAATATTTTAACTTATATCGTGATGAACTAACGCCATTAAGCCAAGAACGGATTACAACAAATCCTTTACGAATTTTAGATGATAAATTAGAATCACAAAAATTAGTTGTTCAACAAGCTCCTAAAATTACTAATTTTTTATCAAATGAAGAAAAAGAAGAATTTGCTTTAATTAAAAAAATGCTTGATGAACATGATATTAAATATCGTGTTAATGAAGGATTAGTGAGAGGTTTAGATTATTATAGTGGATTGGTTTTTGAATTCATTTCAACTTCACCAAGATTATTAGGTCAGTCAACTATTATTGGTGGTGGACGATATGGCCAATTAATCAAACAAACTGGTGGCCCTGATTATGAAGGTATTGGCTTTGGAATTGGGATCGAACGTTTATTAATAGCTTTATTAGATAGTAATAAACAAATTTTAAATAATTTTGAAGATAAATATTTAATTGCATATTTTGATAAAGAATTAGAAAATGAAGCAATAAAACTAACTCAATCTTTACGCATTAATAATCAATTAAATGTTGATATCATATTAGATACAATTAAAGCAGATAAAATTTTTAGGTTAGCACAACGTTTAAATGCTAAAAAGCTTATAATATTAGCTAAAAAAGAATGATTAAATAAACAAGTAATTTTAAAAGATTTACTTAGTTTTGAACAAAAAACACTTAATTTAGATGAAATTAAAAAAATAAAGGAGTAA